In a genomic window of Paracoccaceae bacterium:
- a CDS encoding MerR family DNA-binding transcriptional regulator yields the protein MTEPRLTFKEMCAEFDVTPRTLRYYEYIELLKPDREGRARFYGPRESARMKLILRGRKFGFQLEDIRQWLLIYENEGTAAQMAAWVNLADGQLSELAEQRAQLDEAIDELRDLRDSIAKELDTP from the coding sequence ATGACAGAACCGCGCCTGACATTCAAAGAAATGTGCGCCGAATTCGACGTGACACCGCGGACTTTGCGCTATTATGAATACATTGAGCTGCTGAAACCTGACCGCGAGGGTCGCGCCCGGTTTTATGGCCCGCGTGAAAGTGCGCGGATGAAATTGATCCTGCGCGGTCGCAAGTTTGGATTTCAATTGGAAGACATACGGCAATGGCTGCTGATCTACGAAAATGAAGGCACTGCCGCGCAAATGGCGGCATGGGTAAATCTGGCGGATGGCCAACTCAGCGAACTGGCCGAACAACGCGCGCAACTGGATGAGGCAATTGACGAACTGCGTGATCTGCGCGATTCCATCGCCAAAGAACTCGACACGCCCTGA
- a CDS encoding DUF952 domain-containing protein, with translation MMIFKIFRSDEWDDLRATGKTAGAPIDVSDGYVHFSTASQAAETAAKHFAGVDDLMLLAVEADRLGDDLKWEVSRGDQLFPHLYRALKMDDVVWAQPLPLQNGVHQFPAGLDAAST, from the coding sequence ATGATGATATTCAAGATATTTCGCTCCGATGAATGGGATGATCTGCGCGCGACGGGCAAGACCGCTGGTGCGCCTATCGATGTTTCCGATGGTTACGTTCACTTTTCAACGGCCAGCCAAGCGGCCGAAACCGCCGCGAAACACTTTGCCGGCGTGGATGATCTGATGCTGCTGGCCGTTGAGGCAGATCGCTTGGGGGATGATTTGAAGTGGGAAGTGTCGCGCGGTGATCAACTGTTTCCTCATCTCTATCGCGCGCTGAAAATGGATGATGTGGTCTGGGCGCAACCGCTTCCGCTGCAAAACGGCGTACATCAGTTTCCAGCCGGTCTGGACGCGGCCAGCACATGA
- a CDS encoding MATE family efflux transporter, translating to MNSAQTDAKAAVTHRRVLKIALPIVLSNATVPILGAVDVGVVGQLGEAAPIGAVALGAIILSTVYWIFGFLRMGTVGLVGQAEGAGDKAEVSAWLTRALIVALGAGLTLIILQPLIFWGALRLAPASQDVESLAWAYLSIRIWTAPAAIAVYALTGWLVAMERTSGVFWVQLVMNSVNILLDLLFVLVFDWGVPGVAIATVIAELTGAALGLWFCRAAFQRPDWRDWSRVLNRAKLIRMAVLNTDILLRSAMLMIIFLSVNFISAKFGDVTLAGNAVLVQFMYITAYAMDGFAFAAETLIARAIGRGDRAYVRRSAVLTSLWGMVVCVLMACGFALAGGWLVEVMAKDPDVQAAARQFLPYMIVAPIVGCASWMLDGIFIGATRSRDMRNMMALSFIIYWAAISMLVPPFGNHGLWLALLISFVARGITLGWRYPALEASATRPS from the coding sequence GTGAATAGCGCCCAGACTGACGCCAAGGCGGCTGTAACGCACCGGCGGGTTTTGAAAATTGCGCTGCCGATTGTTTTGTCAAATGCGACGGTGCCGATCCTGGGCGCGGTCGATGTAGGCGTCGTTGGGCAGTTGGGAGAAGCCGCCCCAATTGGCGCGGTCGCTCTTGGAGCAATCATTCTGTCCACCGTATACTGGATTTTTGGGTTTCTGCGCATGGGCACAGTTGGCCTCGTCGGACAGGCCGAAGGAGCAGGGGACAAAGCCGAAGTTTCCGCATGGTTGACCCGCGCCTTGATCGTGGCCTTGGGGGCGGGGTTGACGTTGATCATCCTGCAACCGCTGATTTTTTGGGGGGCCTTACGCCTTGCCCCGGCGAGCCAGGACGTCGAGAGCCTCGCCTGGGCCTATCTGAGCATCCGCATCTGGACGGCGCCGGCTGCGATTGCTGTTTACGCGTTGACTGGCTGGTTGGTCGCAATGGAACGGACATCCGGCGTGTTCTGGGTTCAACTGGTGATGAACAGCGTCAATATCCTGCTTGATCTGCTTTTTGTCCTGGTTTTTGACTGGGGTGTACCAGGTGTTGCCATCGCCACGGTCATTGCGGAATTGACGGGCGCCGCGCTTGGGCTCTGGTTTTGCCGGGCGGCGTTTCAACGCCCCGACTGGCGGGATTGGTCGCGCGTCTTGAACCGGGCCAAACTGATCCGCATGGCGGTATTGAACACCGATATTTTGTTGCGGTCGGCCATGTTGATGATCATCTTTTTATCGGTGAATTTCATCAGCGCAAAATTCGGTGACGTCACGCTGGCGGGCAATGCGGTACTGGTGCAATTCATGTACATTACCGCCTATGCGATGGACGGTTTTGCCTTTGCGGCGGAAACCCTGATCGCGCGGGCGATTGGACGTGGGGATCGCGCTTATGTCAGACGCAGCGCGGTATTGACCTCTCTGTGGGGGATGGTGGTTTGCGTATTGATGGCCTGTGGTTTTGCCCTGGCCGGGGGGTGGCTCGTCGAGGTGATGGCCAAGGATCCGGACGTCCAGGCGGCGGCCCGCCAGTTCCTGCCCTATATGATCGTGGCCCCGATTGTTGGCTGCGCATCCTGGATGTTAGATGGCATTTTTATTGGCGCAACGCGCAGCCGGGACATGCGCAATATGATGGCCCTCAGCTTCATCATCTATTGGGCCGCGATCTCGATGCTGGTGCCACCTTTCGGAAATCACGGTCTTTGGCTGGCGCTGTTGATTTCTTTCGTTGCACGCGGGATTACGTTGGGTTGGCGGTATCCCGCTTTGGAAGCGTCGGCAACGAGGCCTTCATAA
- a CDS encoding SOS response-associated peptidase — MCGRFATTLPSDAMAQLFAAQPGNDLPDVPNFNVCPTNQIHVVTGAGDGTRRLSAMRWGFVPRWYKKPNGGPLLINARAETIATKPAFAEAARLRRALVIASGFYEWTKTPEGIRNPWYITPTRGEVLAMAAVWQDWTSTQGDLLRCCALVTTAANRKMGKIHHRMPVIVKQEDWALWLGEAGHGAAKLMHAADEEALQMHRVDRAVNSNRASGVDLIAPLLDEDDTF, encoded by the coding sequence ATGTGCGGACGTTTTGCCACCACCTTGCCTAGTGATGCGATGGCGCAATTATTTGCAGCACAGCCCGGCAATGATTTGCCCGATGTACCGAATTTCAACGTCTGTCCCACCAATCAGATCCACGTGGTGACAGGCGCTGGTGATGGCACGCGGCGGTTGAGCGCCATGCGGTGGGGATTTGTGCCGCGCTGGTATAAAAAGCCCAATGGTGGTCCCTTACTAATCAACGCGCGCGCTGAAACCATCGCGACAAAACCAGCTTTTGCGGAGGCGGCACGCTTACGGCGCGCATTGGTCATTGCCAGCGGGTTTTATGAGTGGACCAAAACGCCCGAAGGCATACGCAACCCCTGGTACATCACGCCAACCCGTGGCGAGGTGCTGGCCATGGCTGCGGTTTGGCAGGACTGGACCAGCACGCAGGGAGATCTGCTGCGTTGCTGTGCATTGGTGACGACGGCGGCCAACAGGAAAATGGGCAAAATTCATCACCGCATGCCCGTAATCGTGAAGCAAGAAGACTGGGCGCTCTGGTTGGGCGAGGCGGGGCATGGTGCTGCCAAGCTCATGCATGCAGCGGATGAGGAAGCGCTGCAAATGCACCGGGTCGATCGAGCGGTTAATTCCAATCGGGCATCGGGCGTCGATCTGATTGCGCCGCTGCTGGATGAAGACGACACGTTTTAA
- a CDS encoding PaaI family thioesterase, with protein sequence MKAPRRPPEPVQVIKQRRDATLRALVEGVPYIRYLGMQFERKGDELTGVLPFDQKLIGNPMLPAIHGGVTAAFLEVTAIITLSWTYLWEDVESGAIDTDALQTAGLPRLPKTIDISTDYLRSGLPRDAYARARINRSGRRYASVHVEAWQDNRSRLFAQATGHFLMPQPRE encoded by the coding sequence ATGAAAGCGCCGCGTCGTCCACCCGAACCGGTTCAGGTGATCAAGCAACGTCGAGATGCGACGTTGCGCGCATTAGTCGAGGGTGTGCCCTATATCCGATATCTCGGAATGCAGTTTGAGCGCAAAGGGGATGAGTTGACAGGCGTCTTGCCGTTTGATCAGAAGCTGATTGGTAATCCGATGTTGCCGGCCATTCATGGCGGCGTGACAGCGGCCTTTCTTGAGGTAACCGCGATCATTACGCTCAGCTGGACCTATTTGTGGGAAGATGTGGAATCCGGTGCAATTGACACGGATGCCCTGCAAACAGCTGGATTGCCTCGACTGCCGAAAACAATAGATATTTCAACAGATTACTTGCGTTCGGGCTTGCCGCGCGACGCCTATGCGCGCGCGCGGATCAATCGTTCTGGGCGACGTTATGCCTCTGTTCATGTAGAAGCCTGGCAAGACAATCGCAGTCGCCTGTTTGCGCAGGCGACCGGTCATTTCCTTATGCCCCAACCACGTGAATAG
- a CDS encoding bifunctional metallophosphatase/5'-nucleotidase, protein MKRFLTATAALALTSGMAAAEYRLTILHTNDFHARFEPISKYDSGCSSEDDAEGKCFGGSARLVTAIAEARARSDNAILVDGGDQFQGTLFYTYYKGALAAEMMNKLGYDGMTVGNHEFDDGPEVLRGFMDAVNFPVLMSNADVSGEPLLADKLAKSTVIERNGEKIGLIGLTPEDTDELASPGDNISFSDPVAAVQGEVDRLTGEGVNKIIVLSHSSYRVDQRVAAETTGVDVIVGGHSNSLLSNTIEGAEGPYPTMVGDTAIVQAYAYGKFLGELNVTFDDAGNITQAVGEPIIIDASVAKDADTEARIAEAAAPLEEIRSRVVAETAAEIVGVREDCRARECAMGNLIADAMLARVKDQGVEIAIQNGGGIRASIDAGEVTMGEVLTVLPFQNTLSTFDVTGETILSALENGVSEHEEGAGRFLQVAGMSYTFDVTKPAGSRISDVMVGDVPIDLAKVYSVVSNNYVRNGGDGFAMFKSADNAYDFGPDLADVTAEFLAEKGPYTPYTDGRITAK, encoded by the coding sequence ATGAAACGATTCCTGACGGCCACGGCGGCCCTGGCACTCACAAGTGGTATGGCGGCAGCCGAGTATCGCCTGACCATACTGCACACCAATGATTTCCACGCCCGATTTGAACCGATCAGCAAATACGACAGCGGCTGTTCGTCCGAAGATGATGCGGAAGGCAAGTGTTTCGGCGGGTCCGCCCGGCTTGTTACGGCGATTGCCGAGGCCCGCGCACGTTCGGATAATGCCATTCTCGTTGATGGTGGCGACCAATTTCAGGGCACATTGTTTTACACCTACTACAAGGGTGCGCTTGCGGCTGAGATGATGAACAAACTTGGCTATGACGGCATGACCGTCGGCAACCATGAATTTGACGATGGCCCCGAAGTGCTGCGCGGATTTATGGATGCGGTCAATTTCCCGGTTTTGATGTCAAATGCCGATGTGTCCGGTGAACCCTTGTTGGCGGACAAACTCGCGAAATCTACCGTGATCGAGCGCAACGGTGAAAAGATTGGGCTGATTGGTCTGACGCCTGAGGATACCGACGAATTGGCGTCTCCTGGCGATAATATCTCGTTCTCTGATCCAGTTGCGGCGGTTCAGGGCGAAGTTGACAGGCTGACTGGTGAAGGCGTCAACAAGATCATCGTATTGAGCCATTCCAGCTATCGTGTAGATCAGCGGGTTGCGGCGGAAACCACGGGCGTCGATGTGATCGTGGGCGGTCATTCCAATTCTTTACTGTCCAATACAATTGAAGGGGCAGAAGGTCCCTATCCCACGATGGTCGGCGATACAGCCATTGTTCAGGCCTACGCCTATGGCAAATTTCTTGGCGAGCTGAACGTGACATTTGATGATGCGGGTAACATCACACAGGCGGTCGGCGAACCGATCATCATTGATGCCAGCGTGGCCAAAGATGCCGACACGGAAGCGCGTATCGCCGAGGCAGCCGCACCGCTGGAAGAAATCCGCAGCAGGGTTGTTGCAGAAACCGCGGCTGAAATTGTCGGTGTGCGCGAAGACTGCCGTGCAAGGGAATGCGCGATGGGCAATCTGATCGCTGACGCAATGCTGGCGCGTGTCAAAGATCAAGGTGTCGAAATCGCCATTCAAAACGGCGGTGGCATCCGGGCAAGCATTGATGCCGGTGAGGTGACCATGGGCGAAGTTCTCACAGTGCTCCCTTTTCAGAACACGCTGAGCACGTTCGATGTAACGGGCGAAACTATCCTTTCCGCCCTGGAAAACGGTGTCAGTGAACATGAGGAGGGCGCGGGTCGCTTTCTGCAGGTCGCAGGGATGAGCTATACGTTTGATGTTACGAAACCGGCAGGCAGCCGCATCAGCGATGTGATGGTGGGCGATGTGCCCATTGATCTGGCAAAAGTCTACTCCGTCGTATCCAACAATTATGTGCGCAATGGCGGCGATGGGTTTGCGATGTTCAAATCTGCTGACAATGCTTACGACTTTGGGCCGGATCTGGCGGATGTTACGGCGGAGTTTCTCGCTGAAAAAGGACCTTACACGCCTTACACGGACGGTCGCATCACTGCGAAGTGA
- a CDS encoding acyl-CoA dehydrogenase C-terminal domain-containing protein encodes MPRYTAPTKDMQFVLHNVLNVLEQPIPGYDDLDADFTSAILEEAGKLTSGVIAPLNRIGDTEGCTLENGVVRTPTGFKDAFETVKEGGWPGLDMPEQYGGQNMPIVIGTAVGEMFSSANMAFTMYQGLTHGAASAILAHGSEAQKDTYLPNMVSCDWTGTMNLTEPHCGTDLGLMRTKAEPQDDGSYKITGQKIFISAGEHDMADNIIHLVLAKITGGPEGIKGVSLFIVPKFIVKEDGSLGERNAVAVGNIEEKMGIHGNSTCVMNYDGANGYLLGEEHKGMRAMFTMMNEARLGVGMQGMSQAEAAYQNALDYAKDRLQGRDVTGEKNPDGPADPLIVHPDIRRSLMDQKSFAEGARAFILWGSTLLDAAHRADDKDADGLVSLLTPVIKGFLTDQGYDMTIKAQQVYGGHGYIEEWGMSQFTRDSRIAMIYEGANGVQALDLVGRKLAQDGGKHVMAFFDLVKTFIKENAGHDSDFDAQFLDPLKAASKDLQAAGMYFMQNGMKNPNNALSGSYDFMHMFGHVCLGLMWAKMGKAAMVALENGASDTAFYESKLHTGRYYMARQLPATSLHLNRIQSGADTVMALEAANF; translated from the coding sequence ATGCCCCGCTACACAGCCCCCACCAAGGACATGCAATTCGTTCTCCACAATGTGCTGAACGTCCTGGAACAGCCGATCCCGGGTTACGATGACCTGGATGCCGATTTCACTTCAGCCATTCTGGAAGAGGCAGGTAAACTGACCTCTGGCGTGATTGCCCCGCTCAACCGGATAGGCGATACAGAAGGCTGCACACTTGAAAATGGCGTCGTGCGCACGCCGACCGGGTTCAAAGATGCTTTTGAGACAGTCAAGGAAGGCGGCTGGCCTGGCCTCGATATGCCGGAGCAATATGGCGGGCAGAACATGCCGATTGTGATCGGCACAGCGGTGGGCGAGATGTTCTCCTCGGCCAACATGGCCTTCACCATGTATCAAGGTCTGACGCATGGCGCGGCTTCGGCTATTCTGGCACATGGCTCTGAGGCCCAGAAAGACACCTATCTGCCCAATATGGTTTCTTGTGACTGGACCGGCACAATGAACCTGACTGAGCCCCATTGTGGCACCGATCTGGGTCTGATGCGCACCAAAGCAGAGCCTCAGGATGATGGCAGCTATAAAATCACGGGACAGAAGATTTTCATCTCAGCCGGCGAACACGACATGGCCGATAACATCATTCATCTGGTTTTGGCGAAAATCACCGGCGGGCCGGAAGGGATCAAGGGTGTTTCGCTTTTCATCGTGCCAAAATTCATCGTCAAAGAGGATGGATCACTGGGCGAACGCAACGCGGTGGCCGTCGGCAATATCGAAGAAAAGATGGGCATCCACGGCAATTCCACCTGTGTGATGAATTATGATGGTGCGAACGGTTATCTTCTGGGCGAAGAGCATAAAGGCATGCGCGCCATGTTCACCATGATGAACGAAGCGCGCCTCGGTGTGGGCATGCAAGGCATGTCGCAGGCCGAAGCGGCGTATCAGAACGCGTTGGATTATGCCAAGGATCGGCTTCAAGGCCGTGACGTGACGGGTGAGAAAAACCCCGATGGTCCCGCAGATCCTTTGATTGTGCATCCCGATATCCGTCGTTCGTTGATGGATCAGAAAAGCTTTGCTGAGGGCGCACGCGCGTTCATCCTTTGGGGCTCAACGCTTTTGGACGCGGCACATCGGGCAGATGACAAGGACGCCGATGGGTTGGTCTCGCTGCTCACCCCCGTGATCAAAGGTTTCCTGACCGATCAGGGCTATGACATGACCATCAAAGCGCAACAGGTCTATGGCGGGCATGGATACATCGAAGAATGGGGCATGTCCCAATTCACCCGGGATTCGCGCATTGCGATGATCTATGAAGGCGCCAACGGCGTTCAGGCGTTGGACCTTGTAGGGCGCAAACTGGCGCAGGATGGCGGCAAACATGTGATGGCTTTCTTTGATCTGGTAAAAACCTTCATCAAGGAAAACGCCGGACATGACTCCGATTTTGACGCACAATTCCTCGATCCACTGAAAGCCGCCAGCAAGGATTTGCAGGCCGCAGGCATGTATTTCATGCAGAACGGCATGAAGAACCCCAATAACGCGCTCTCGGGCTCTTATGATTTCATGCATATGTTCGGTCATGTTTGTCTGGGCCTGATGTGGGCGAAAATGGGCAAAGCGGCTATGGTTGCATTGGAAAACGGCGCATCGGATACGGCCTTTTACGAATCCAAGCTGCACACCGGGCGCTACTACATGGCGCGTCAGTTACCGGCCACATCCCTGCACCTGAACCGTATACAATCCGGTGCCGATACGGTGATGGCGCTGGAGGCGGCGAACTTTTGA
- a CDS encoding acyl-CoA dehydrogenase: MNAESPILKAKDAPDLGAFEWSDPFRLSEQLQEDERMIQDSARAYAQEKLQPRIIDAFANETTDASIFREMGDMGLLGVTCPEEYGGLGGSYVSYGLVAREVERVDSGYRSMMSVQSSLVIYPIYAYGSEAQRTKYLPKLCSGEWIGCFGLTEPDAGSDPAGMKTRAVKTATGYKLTGSKMWISNAPIADVFVIWAKSEEHGGKIRGFVLEKGMTGLSAPKVGNKLSLRASITGEIVMEGVEVSEDALLPNVQGLKGPFGCLNRARYGISWGAMGAAEFCWHAARQYGLDRHQFGKPLAGTQLFQKKLADMMTEISLGLQGALQVGRLMDQAKAAPEMVSIVKRNNCGKALDIARMSRDMHGGNGISGEFQVIRHMMNLETVNTYEGTHDVHALILGRAQTGIQAFF; the protein is encoded by the coding sequence ATGAACGCTGAGAGCCCCATTCTGAAAGCCAAAGACGCACCCGATTTGGGCGCCTTTGAATGGTCGGACCCTTTCCGCCTGTCTGAGCAACTGCAAGAAGACGAGCGCATGATACAGGACTCCGCGCGGGCTTATGCGCAGGAAAAACTGCAGCCACGCATCATTGACGCTTTCGCAAATGAAACGACTGATGCGTCTATCTTTCGCGAAATGGGCGATATGGGGTTGCTTGGGGTGACGTGCCCCGAAGAATACGGTGGTTTGGGTGGATCATACGTGTCCTATGGTCTGGTGGCGCGCGAAGTTGAGCGGGTCGATTCCGGATATCGCTCAATGATGTCCGTGCAATCCAGTCTCGTGATCTATCCGATTTACGCATATGGCTCAGAGGCGCAGCGCACGAAATACCTGCCCAAGCTCTGCTCCGGTGAGTGGATCGGGTGCTTCGGTTTGACTGAACCGGATGCAGGTTCGGATCCGGCAGGCATGAAGACCCGGGCCGTCAAAACCGCAACGGGCTACAAATTGACGGGGTCCAAAATGTGGATCTCGAATGCGCCGATCGCTGATGTTTTTGTGATCTGGGCGAAGTCCGAAGAACACGGCGGTAAAATCCGCGGCTTTGTGCTTGAAAAGGGCATGACGGGTCTCAGCGCCCCCAAAGTCGGTAACAAGCTGTCGCTTCGTGCATCAATCACCGGCGAGATTGTTATGGAAGGCGTCGAGGTGAGCGAGGATGCTCTATTGCCGAATGTGCAGGGTCTCAAGGGACCGTTTGGATGTCTGAACCGCGCGCGCTACGGCATTAGTTGGGGTGCAATGGGCGCGGCTGAGTTTTGTTGGCATGCAGCACGGCAATACGGGCTTGACCGGCATCAATTTGGCAAACCGCTTGCGGGCACGCAGTTGTTCCAGAAAAAGCTCGCGGATATGATGACCGAAATCTCGCTTGGGCTGCAAGGCGCGCTGCAGGTGGGCCGTTTAATGGATCAAGCCAAAGCAGCCCCCGAGATGGTCAGTATTGTCAAACGCAACAATTGCGGCAAGGCGTTGGATATTGCGCGGATGTCACGTGACATGCATGGCGGCAATGGCATTAGCGGTGAATTTCAGGTGATCCGCCACATGATGAACCTCGAAACGGTGAATACGTATGAAGGGACGCATGACGTTCATGCGCTGATCCTGGGGCGTGCGCAAACTGGCATACAGGCATTTTTCTGA
- a CDS encoding PaaI family thioesterase: MATKTDIARQFIEAIPHSKALGMRLTEMAEGTASIEMPYDEKLVGDPETGVIHGGAVSALMDTCCGAAVMSHPKNPGGTATIDLRIDYMRAATPGQAITAQATCYHVTRTVAFVRATATDADTGNPVAAATGAFTVEGRR, encoded by the coding sequence ATGGCCACAAAGACCGACATCGCGCGACAGTTCATTGAAGCGATCCCCCATAGCAAGGCGCTGGGTATGCGCTTGACCGAAATGGCCGAGGGTACGGCCAGCATCGAAATGCCCTATGATGAAAAACTGGTCGGTGACCCTGAGACAGGTGTCATCCATGGCGGTGCCGTATCGGCGTTGATGGATACCTGTTGTGGCGCGGCCGTCATGAGTCATCCGAAAAACCCCGGCGGAACGGCCACCATTGATTTGCGCATTGACTACATGCGCGCTGCAACGCCGGGTCAGGCGATCACTGCGCAGGCCACTTGCTATCACGTAACGCGCACGGTGGCATTTGTGCGCGCAACGGCGACGGACGCTGATACGGGTAATCCGGTCGCTGCTGCAACGGGTGCCTTTACGGTGGAGGGCCGTCGATGA
- a CDS encoding LysR substrate-binding domain-containing protein, translated as MSVPRRYLPSISALVAFEAVARLGSATLAAGELALTQSAVSRQLNSLEDQVGVALLARKGRGLVLTPQGEEYVREVRSILQRLGQATISVQTNTESGTLNLAILPAFGMHWLAPRLRDFARRHPEVTVNLSTRLAPFDFQVSPFNAAIHFGREDWPNVSYLPLLPETVVPVCAPGLITAPLTDAHQILQYDLLHLDTRPLGWTRWMRTLGIEAKLPPGMIFDQFSTMAQAAIHGLGIALLPTFFAEPYLSSGQLVLASERTSESIGNYYLVWPSEREDPPALSSFRNWLTTQPLTG; from the coding sequence ATGTCCGTTCCGCGCCGCTATCTGCCATCCATTTCCGCACTCGTCGCTTTTGAAGCCGTCGCGCGCCTTGGCAGTGCCACGTTGGCGGCCGGTGAACTGGCATTGACACAAAGCGCCGTAAGCCGCCAACTCAACTCCCTTGAAGACCAGGTAGGTGTAGCCCTCTTGGCACGCAAAGGGCGTGGACTGGTACTGACGCCTCAAGGGGAAGAATACGTGCGCGAAGTCCGCAGTATTTTGCAACGCTTGGGGCAAGCTACAATTTCGGTGCAAACAAATACGGAAAGCGGCACGCTCAACCTTGCGATCCTGCCGGCTTTTGGCATGCACTGGCTTGCCCCTCGTTTACGCGATTTTGCGCGCCGTCACCCCGAAGTCACGGTGAATCTGTCAACGCGACTTGCGCCTTTCGACTTTCAGGTTTCTCCTTTCAATGCGGCAATTCATTTTGGGCGGGAGGATTGGCCAAACGTCAGCTACCTGCCGCTTCTGCCGGAGACCGTCGTGCCGGTTTGCGCACCCGGCCTGATCACCGCGCCGCTCACGGACGCACACCAAATCTTGCAATACGACTTGTTGCATCTTGATACGCGTCCCCTCGGCTGGACCCGGTGGATGCGCACCCTGGGCATCGAAGCCAAGCTGCCTCCGGGGATGATTTTTGATCAGTTCTCGACCATGGCACAGGCCGCCATTCACGGGTTAGGCATCGCACTGCTACCCACCTTTTTTGCGGAACCGTACCTTTCCAGCGGGCAATTGGTCCTTGCCTCTGAACGCACATCGGAAAGCATCGGAAACTACTACTTGGTCTGGCCAAGCGAGCGCGAAGATCCCCCGGCCCTATCCTCGTTCAGGAATTGGCTGACAACACAACCGCTCACTGGTTAA
- a CDS encoding quinone-dependent dihydroorotate dehydrogenase has protein sequence MRRALENIGLRALRRMDPEDAHGWAIKALRTGLVPAPGPRTSDRLKTQIAGIELLNPVGMAAGFDKNAEAVSPLSRAGFGFLEVGAATPLAQPGNPRPRSFRLAEDSAAINRFGFNNEGMDIIGARLKAASAAVPVGINLGANKTSNDRAADFATVLSHLGDDVDFATVNVSSPNTEKLRDLQGSAALAALLDGVMQVRGTTPVFLKIAPDLSEDEIADIAVIARDAKVEAIIATNTTLARDGLRSPQAGEAGGLSGQPLFVRSTRVLAQLSAQTDIPLIGAGGVGSAQQAYAKICAGASAVQLYTALVFGGLSLVSEIVEGLDDLLARDGFNSVQEAVGTRRTDWL, from the coding sequence ATGAGACGAGCGCTGGAAAATATCGGCCTGCGGGCCTTGCGCCGGATGGATCCCGAAGACGCGCATGGATGGGCAATCAAGGCATTGCGAACCGGACTGGTCCCCGCGCCGGGTCCTCGGACCTCTGATCGTTTGAAAACACAAATAGCGGGTATCGAACTCCTAAATCCTGTTGGTATGGCTGCAGGATTTGACAAGAATGCGGAGGCGGTTTCGCCCCTGTCGCGGGCGGGCTTTGGCTTTCTTGAGGTGGGTGCGGCAACACCGCTTGCGCAACCTGGCAACCCGCGGCCACGGTCATTCCGGCTTGCTGAGGATTCCGCTGCGATCAATCGTTTTGGCTTCAACAATGAAGGCATGGACATCATCGGTGCGCGCCTGAAAGCCGCGTCAGCGGCGGTGCCTGTCGGGATCAACCTTGGGGCGAATAAAACCAGTAACGACCGTGCCGCAGATTTTGCGACAGTCCTGTCCCATCTTGGGGACGATGTAGATTTTGCGACGGTAAATGTGTCCTCGCCCAATACTGAGAAACTACGGGACTTGCAGGGTTCTGCAGCGCTCGCCGCCCTGCTCGACGGTGTGATGCAGGTACGTGGCACCACACCGGTATTCTTGAAGATCGCACCAGATCTGAGCGAGGATGAAATTGCGGATATTGCAGTGATTGCGCGGGATGCAAAGGTGGAAGCGATCATCGCCACCAATACAACCCTGGCACGCGACGGATTGCGCAGTCCACAAGCCGGTGAGGCGGGTGGTTTGTCGGGGCAACCGCTGTTCGTCCGATCCACCCGCGTTTTGGCGCAGCTTTCGGCACAAACGGATATCCCGTTGATTGGCGCTGGCGGCGTTGGCTCTGCCCAGCAAGCATACGCAAAGATCTGTGCCGGTGCGTCCGCTGTACAGCTTTACACCGCGCTGGTGTTTGGTGGGTTGTCACTGGTAAGCGAAATCGTCGAAGGACTTGATGACCTGCTGGCGCGTGATGGATTTAACTCAGTTCAAGAGGCCGTAGGTACGCGCCGCACCGACTGGTTATGA
- a CDS encoding MerR family DNA-binding transcriptional regulator produces the protein MTDEFMTIRQMCDAFGVTPRTLRFYESKELLFPVREGQKRLFTRRDRARLKLILRGKRFGVSLEELRQLLDLYDLGDQQQTQVQASYDVGVKRLSEMESQRDALNEAIDDLKTQLKWGAEMIASLRAPRNAAE, from the coding sequence ATGACCGATGAATTTATGACGATCCGGCAAATGTGCGACGCTTTTGGCGTCACGCCACGCACATTGCGTTTTTACGAGTCCAAAGAACTGTTGTTTCCGGTCCGCGAGGGCCAAAAGCGGCTTTTCACGCGCCGGGACCGGGCTCGGTTGAAACTGATACTGCGCGGCAAGCGGTTTGGCGTCAGTCTTGAAGAACTGCGTCAACTGCTGGACCTTTACGATTTGGGCGACCAGCAACAAACTCAAGTGCAGGCATCCTATGACGTCGGCGTGAAGCGCCTGTCGGAAATGGAAAGCCAGCGCGATGCTTTGAATGAAGCGATTGATGACTTGAAAACCCAACTCAAATGGGGTGCCGAAATGATTGCGTCACTGCGTGCACCCCGCAACGCCGCCGAATAA